In Providencia zhijiangensis, a single window of DNA contains:
- a CDS encoding YajQ family cyclic di-GMP-binding protein, with protein MPSFDIVSEVEMSEVRNAVENAQRELTSRWDFKNITASFELNDKNESIKVTSESDFQVLQLLDILREKMAKRGIDGAVLNVPEDIVHSGKTYSVEVTLKQGIEASMAKKVVKLIKDSKLKVQAQIQGEQVRVTGKARDDLQAVMALVRGGNLGQPFQFNNFRD; from the coding sequence ATGCCATCATTTGATATTGTATCTGAAGTTGAAATGAGTGAAGTCCGCAATGCGGTAGAAAATGCTCAGCGTGAACTGACTAGCCGCTGGGATTTTAAAAACATCACTGCAAGCTTTGAACTGAACGATAAGAATGAGTCTATCAAAGTGACTAGTGAATCTGATTTCCAAGTTTTACAACTGCTTGATATTTTAAGAGAGAAAATGGCAAAACGGGGAATTGATGGCGCAGTGCTGAATGTCCCTGAAGATATTGTACATAGTGGTAAAACTTACAGCGTGGAAGTGACTTTAAAACAAGGCATTGAAGCGAGTATGGCGAAGAAAGTTGTTAAGCTGATTAAAGACAGCAAGTTGAAAGTGCAGGCGCAAATTCAAGGTGAACAAGTGCGTGTAACAGGTAAGGCACGAGATGATTTACAAGCAGTCATGGCGTTAGTCCGTGGCGGCAATTTAGGTCAACCATTCCAGTTCAATAACTTCCGCGACTAA
- a CDS encoding MFS transporter: MNDNKMTHLELRATWGLGSVFSLRMLGMFMVLPILTSYGMHLQGANEFLIGLAIGIYGLSQAVFQIPFGLMSDRIGRKPLIVFGLLIFIAGSVIAALSDSIWGIIIGRALQGAGAISAAVMALLSDLTREQNRTKAMAFLGISFGVTFAIALVLGPIVTHAVGLSGLFWGITLLAVGAIFVTLFVVPNNTHHVVNRESAFVKSNLKAVLLNPQLLKLNVGILSLHTLLMSSFVALPLIMADAGYLAKDHWKAYLVTMLVAFVCVLPFIIYAEKQRKMKQVFLFCILLLAAAEIVLWQSGHQLWIIFLGIQLFFIAFNVMEAILPSLISKEAPAGYKGTAMGVYSTSQFLGVALGGILGGWLYKFEGASTVFIGGLLLCVIWFVISLTMKQPPYVSSIRMVLPHRFKNINKLQEQLKAMNGVLDVVVIAEEMSIYIKIDKKVVNRAELEAIIHA; encoded by the coding sequence ATGAATGATAATAAAATGACCCACCTAGAACTCCGTGCCACTTGGGGACTAGGATCCGTATTCTCCCTTCGCATGCTCGGCATGTTTATGGTGCTCCCGATCCTCACCAGTTATGGGATGCACTTACAGGGCGCTAACGAGTTTTTGATTGGGTTGGCGATTGGTATTTATGGGCTTAGCCAAGCTGTTTTTCAAATTCCTTTTGGTTTGATGTCTGACCGTATTGGTCGTAAACCTCTCATTGTTTTTGGCTTACTCATTTTTATTGCAGGTAGTGTTATTGCCGCGCTAAGCGATTCTATTTGGGGCATTATTATTGGTCGAGCTTTACAGGGCGCTGGTGCTATCTCTGCTGCCGTTATGGCTTTGTTATCGGATTTGACCCGCGAACAAAATCGTACAAAAGCAATGGCCTTTTTAGGTATTAGCTTTGGTGTAACATTTGCTATCGCCTTAGTTTTAGGGCCTATTGTGACCCATGCGGTTGGCCTAAGCGGCTTATTTTGGGGGATCACTTTATTAGCCGTTGGCGCTATTTTCGTTACCCTCTTTGTGGTGCCAAATAACACTCACCATGTTGTAAACCGCGAATCTGCTTTTGTTAAAAGCAACTTAAAAGCGGTTTTACTTAATCCTCAACTTCTCAAGCTGAATGTCGGGATTTTAAGCCTACATACTCTGCTAATGTCCAGCTTTGTCGCCCTTCCCTTGATCATGGCCGATGCCGGTTACTTGGCAAAAGATCACTGGAAAGCGTATTTAGTCACCATGTTAGTCGCCTTTGTTTGCGTACTTCCTTTTATTATTTACGCGGAAAAACAGCGTAAAATGAAGCAGGTTTTCCTGTTCTGCATTTTGCTCTTAGCGGCTGCAGAAATTGTTTTATGGCAATCCGGTCACCAGCTTTGGATTATCTTCTTAGGGATCCAACTGTTCTTTATTGCATTTAACGTGATGGAAGCCATTTTGCCGTCCTTGATCAGTAAAGAAGCGCCTGCCGGATACAAAGGCACTGCAATGGGCGTCTACTCCACCAGCCAATTTTTAGGGGTAGCCTTAGGCGGAATTCTGGGCGGCTGGTTGTATAAATTTGAAGGAGCCAGCACCGTATTTATCGGCGGATTACTACTTTGCGTTATCTGGTTCGTTATCAGCTTAACCATGAAACAACCGCCTTACGTCAGCAGTATTCGCATGGTTCTCCCGCACCGTTTTAAAAATATCAACAAACTTCAGGAACAGTTAAAAGCCATGAACGGTGTGCTTGATGTGGTTGTGATTGCTGAAGAGATGAGTATTTATATCAAGATTGATAAGAAAGTGGTTAACCGAGCAGAGCTTGAAGCCATTATTCACGCTTAA
- the cyoE gene encoding heme o synthase, with the protein MFKQYLQVTKPGIIFGNLISVIGGFLLASKGSIDYPLFIATLLGVSLVVASGCVFNNYIDRDIDRIMERTKNRPLVKGLIDPKVSLIYAAALGIAGMVLLLVAANALAMLLALIGFIVYVGVYSLYMKRKSVYGTLIGSLSGAAPPVIGYCAVTNEFDAGALILLLIFSLWQMPHSYAIAIFRFKDYKAANIPVLPVIKGISVAKTHIFLYILAFMVATLMLAISGYAGYKYLVVGAAVSLWWLGMAISGFKTENDDRVWARKLFIFSIVAITSLSVMMSVDPTVTSDTVIALVR; encoded by the coding sequence ATGTTTAAGCAATACCTGCAAGTGACCAAACCAGGAATTATATTCGGAAATCTGATTTCTGTGATCGGCGGTTTTCTGCTGGCCTCTAAAGGGTCAATTGACTACCCGCTGTTTATTGCGACTTTGCTGGGTGTATCATTGGTCGTGGCTTCTGGTTGTGTATTTAACAACTACATCGACCGTGATATTGACCGTATCATGGAAAGAACTAAGAATCGCCCTTTAGTTAAAGGGCTGATTGACCCGAAAGTTAGCCTGATTTACGCTGCTGCATTAGGTATTGCTGGCATGGTGCTGCTACTCGTAGCAGCCAATGCTCTGGCAATGCTCCTTGCACTCATTGGTTTCATTGTGTACGTGGGCGTGTATAGCCTGTACATGAAGCGTAAGTCTGTTTATGGCACGTTGATTGGCAGCCTATCTGGCGCAGCACCACCGGTTATCGGCTACTGCGCTGTCACAAATGAATTTGACGCTGGAGCCTTAATCCTGCTGTTAATCTTCAGCTTGTGGCAGATGCCGCACTCATATGCCATCGCAATTTTCCGCTTTAAGGATTACAAAGCCGCAAACATTCCCGTGTTACCGGTGATCAAGGGTATATCTGTCGCTAAGACTCATATCTTCTTGTATATCCTTGCGTTTATGGTCGCAACATTAATGTTAGCGATTAGCGGATACGCAGGCTATAAATATCTGGTTGTCGGCGCTGCGGTTAGCTTATGGTGGCTTGGTATGGCAATTTCTGGTTTCAAAACCGAAAATGACGACCGAGTTTGGGCGCGTAAGCTGTTCATCTTCTCTATCGTAGCGATTACCTCGCTAAGTGTGATGATGTCAGTTGACCCAACCGTTACAAGCGATACTGTTATAGCGTTAGTCCGATAA
- a CDS encoding cytochrome o ubiquinol oxidase subunit IV encodes MSHAKDAHTGASHGSVKTYLIGFILSVILTVIPFWMVMNGTASQGVILATVVGMAVVQILVHLVCFLHMNTSSDERWNLIAFLFTMLIIGIVVIGSLWIMYNLNINMMLD; translated from the coding sequence ATGAGTCATGCAAAAGATGCTCATACTGGAGCAAGCCACGGTAGCGTTAAGACATACCTGATTGGCTTTATTCTGTCAGTTATCCTGACTGTAATTCCTTTCTGGATGGTGATGAATGGAACAGCTTCACAAGGCGTTATTCTAGCAACTGTTGTTGGAATGGCTGTTGTGCAAATCCTTGTACACCTTGTTTGTTTCTTACACATGAATACATCATCAGATGAGCGCTGGAACCTGATTGCATTCCTGTTCACTATGCTAATCATCGGTATCGTTGTTATTGGCTCTCTGTGGATTATGTACAACCTGAACATCAATATGATGCTCGACTAA
- a CDS encoding cytochrome o ubiquinol oxidase subunit III produces MSTNTMTNHNVAHAEHGHHDAGATKVFGFWIYLMSDLILFASLFATYVVLSDGTAGGPAGKDIFSLQFVLGETFLLLFSSITYGFAMIAMHKEKVAAVNLWLFITFLFGLGFVIMEVYEFHELIAEGYGPDRSGFLSAFFALVATHGIHVTCGLVWIILMIIQNCRRGLTAVNKTRLNCLSLFWHFLDVVWICVFTVVYLLGAI; encoded by the coding sequence ATGTCAACTAATACAATGACTAATCATAATGTAGCCCATGCAGAGCATGGGCACCACGATGCGGGTGCAACCAAAGTATTCGGATTCTGGATCTACTTAATGAGTGACCTGATCCTGTTTGCTAGCTTGTTTGCAACTTACGTGGTTTTATCTGATGGCACTGCTGGCGGTCCTGCTGGTAAAGACATCTTTAGTTTGCAGTTCGTATTAGGTGAAACATTCTTACTGTTATTCAGTAGTATCACCTACGGTTTTGCAATGATTGCAATGCACAAAGAGAAAGTCGCTGCCGTTAACTTATGGCTGTTCATTACTTTCTTATTTGGTCTTGGCTTCGTTATTATGGAAGTTTATGAGTTCCACGAACTGATCGCTGAAGGCTACGGCCCAGATCGCAGTGGTTTCTTATCTGCTTTCTTCGCATTAGTTGCGACTCACGGTATCCACGTAACTTGTGGTCTGGTTTGGATCATTCTGATGATTATCCAAAACTGTCGTCGTGGTCTGACTGCGGTTAACAAAACCCGTCTGAACTGCCTGAGCCTGTTCTGGCACTTCTTAGATGTTGTTTGGATCTGTGTATTTACCGTTGTTTATCTTCTGGGGGCTATTTAA
- the cyoB gene encoding cytochrome o ubiquinol oxidase subunit I, with the protein MFGKLTLDAVPLHEPIIVITLIAIVLGGLGLVGAITYFGKWKWLWKEWLTSVDHKKIGIMYIIVAMVMLFRGFADAIMMRGQQVLASAGQEGFLNPHHYDQIFTAHGVIMIFFMATPFVVGLMNLVVPLQIGARDVAFPFLNSLSFWFFVVGVVLINISLGVGEFAQTGWLAYPPLSGLEYNPGVGVDYWIWSLQISGIGTLLTGVNFFATIIRMRAPGMSMMKMPVFSWAAFCTNILIIAAFPILTVTITLLTLDRYLGTHFFTNDMGGNMMMYINLIWAWGHPEVYILVLPVFGVFSEIAATFSKKRLFGYTSLVWATIVITVMSFIVWLHHFFTMGSGANVNAFFGIATMIIAIPTGVKIFNWLFTMYQGRIEFKSPMLWTIGFIITFSVGGMTGVLLAVPGANFVLHNSLFLIAHFHNVIIGGVVFGCFAGMTYWFPKAYGFTLNEKWGVRAFWFWITGFFLAFMPLYILGFMGMTRRLSQNIDPTYHGMLVAAACGAGLIALGIACQVIQIIVSIRDRHENRDLTGDPWGGRTLEWATSSPAPFYNFAVEPQIQTRDAWWDMKEKGIAHKKPTSYEEIHMPKNTGAGVIIAAFSLIFGFAMIWHIWWLAIVGFGGMIVTWIAKSFDEDVDYYVPVAEIEQIENKHFEELRKAGVNDVN; encoded by the coding sequence ATGTTTGGAAAATTAACACTGGACGCAGTTCCACTTCATGAACCGATTATCGTTATTACGCTGATTGCCATTGTCCTCGGTGGACTTGGCTTAGTCGGTGCAATCACCTATTTCGGAAAGTGGAAATGGCTGTGGAAAGAGTGGTTAACCTCTGTTGACCACAAAAAAATTGGTATTATGTACATCATCGTTGCGATGGTGATGTTATTCCGTGGATTCGCGGATGCTATCATGATGCGTGGTCAGCAAGTGCTGGCTTCAGCGGGTCAAGAAGGTTTCTTAAACCCTCACCACTATGATCAAATCTTTACAGCGCACGGCGTTATCATGATTTTCTTCATGGCAACTCCATTTGTTGTTGGTTTGATGAACTTAGTTGTTCCTCTGCAAATTGGTGCCCGTGACGTTGCATTCCCATTCCTTAACTCCCTGAGCTTCTGGTTCTTCGTAGTGGGTGTTGTGTTAATCAACATCTCATTAGGGGTAGGTGAATTCGCACAAACTGGTTGGTTAGCATACCCTCCTCTGTCCGGCTTGGAGTACAACCCGGGGGTCGGGGTCGATTATTGGATATGGAGTCTACAGATATCCGGTATCGGTACGCTATTAACAGGTGTTAACTTCTTCGCGACCATTATCCGTATGCGTGCACCGGGTATGTCGATGATGAAAATGCCAGTATTTAGCTGGGCAGCATTCTGTACCAACATCCTGATTATTGCAGCATTCCCAATTCTGACAGTGACCATCACGTTACTGACATTAGACCGTTATCTGGGCACCCATTTCTTCACTAACGATATGGGCGGCAACATGATGATGTACATCAACCTGATTTGGGCATGGGGTCACCCTGAGGTGTATATCCTTGTTCTACCAGTGTTCGGTGTGTTCTCAGAAATTGCAGCAACCTTCTCGAAAAAGCGTCTGTTTGGTTATACCTCACTAGTGTGGGCAACCATCGTTATCACCGTTATGTCCTTCATCGTTTGGTTACACCACTTCTTTACGATGGGTTCAGGTGCGAACGTTAACGCCTTCTTTGGTATCGCTACGATGATTATCGCAATCCCTACAGGGGTTAAGATTTTCAACTGGCTGTTCACCATGTACCAAGGTCGTATCGAGTTCAAATCACCAATGTTATGGACTATCGGTTTTATCATCACCTTCTCTGTGGGTGGTATGACTGGTGTTCTGTTAGCGGTTCCAGGTGCGAACTTCGTTCTGCACAACAGCCTGTTCCTGATTGCTCACTTCCATAACGTTATTATCGGTGGTGTGGTATTCGGATGCTTCGCTGGTATGACTTACTGGTTCCCGAAAGCTTACGGTTTCACGCTAAATGAGAAATGGGGTGTTCGTGCCTTCTGGTTCTGGATCACTGGTTTCTTCTTAGCATTCATGCCGTTATATATCCTTGGCTTTATGGGTATGACCCGTCGTCTGAGCCAAAATATTGACCCAACCTATCACGGTATGCTGGTTGCAGCTGCGTGTGGTGCTGGTCTGATTGCTCTGGGTATTGCTTGCCAAGTTATCCAAATTATCGTGAGTATCCGTGACCGCCATGAAAACCGTGATTTAACCGGTGACCCATGGGGTGGACGTACTCTGGAGTGGGCAACTTCTTCTCCGGCACCATTCTACAACTTCGCTGTTGAACCACAGATTCAAACTCGCGATGCTTGGTGGGATATGAAAGAGAAAGGTATCGCTCATAAGAAACCTACTTCATATGAAGAAATTCATATGCCGAAAAATACAGGCGCTGGCGTTATCATCGCTGCATTCAGCTTGATTTTTGGTTTCGCAATGATCTGGCACATCTGGTGGCTGGCAATCGTTGGTTTCGGTGGCATGATTGTTACTTGGATTGCAAAAAGCTTCGACGAAGATGTTGATTACTACGTACCTGTGGCTGAAATCGAACAAATCGAGAATAAGCACTTTGAAGAATTACGTAAGGCAGGTGTGAACGATGTCAACTAA
- the cyoA gene encoding cytochrome o ubiquinol oxidase subunit II, with protein sequence MRLMNYKKSIGAISLVAAALLLGGCDMVLMDPKGAVGVKQKELILIAIGLMLLVVIPVIFMAIIFAVKYRESNKSATYRPNWAHSNKIELVCWTVPIIIIIILGAITWKTTHELDPYQPLVSDQEPVTIQVISADWKWIFIYPDQGIATVNEIAFPTGVPVNFKITSDSVMNSFFIPSLGGQIYAMAGMQTKLHLIANEPGTYKGFSASYSGHGFSDMKFNAIATADRQGFDEWVQKVKASPKTMDTMQAFDEVAKPSMNVPVTYFSSVKPKLYEDIIMKFGHEHHKGHAPVDANNEANHSMHMGNTAQAQESTGHSMHMSHNAHAGAEE encoded by the coding sequence ATGAGACTTATGAACTACAAAAAAAGCATTGGAGCAATCTCACTTGTTGCAGCAGCCTTATTATTAGGCGGTTGTGATATGGTGTTGATGGATCCGAAAGGCGCCGTTGGCGTAAAACAAAAAGAACTGATTCTTATTGCAATTGGTTTGATGCTCCTTGTTGTGATTCCTGTTATTTTCATGGCGATTATCTTCGCTGTAAAATATCGTGAGTCCAATAAGTCAGCTACCTACCGTCCTAACTGGGCTCACTCTAACAAAATTGAGTTAGTCTGCTGGACAGTTCCTATCATTATTATCATTATTCTGGGTGCTATCACTTGGAAAACGACTCATGAGCTGGACCCGTATCAGCCATTAGTTAGTGATCAGGAACCTGTCACCATTCAAGTTATTTCAGCTGACTGGAAATGGATTTTTATCTATCCAGATCAAGGCATTGCTACAGTCAATGAAATCGCATTCCCTACTGGTGTTCCTGTAAACTTCAAAATCACGTCTGATTCTGTGATGAACTCATTCTTCATCCCATCTTTAGGTGGACAGATCTACGCGATGGCGGGTATGCAGACAAAACTTCACTTAATCGCTAACGAACCAGGCACCTATAAAGGCTTCTCAGCAAGCTATAGCGGTCACGGGTTCTCAGATATGAAGTTCAATGCTATTGCAACAGCAGATCGCCAAGGCTTCGATGAGTGGGTACAGAAAGTAAAAGCATCACCAAAAACTATGGATACGATGCAGGCATTCGACGAAGTTGCTAAACCTAGCATGAACGTTCCTGTTACCTACTTCTCTAGCGTGAAACCTAAACTTTATGAAGACATCATTATGAAGTTTGGTCATGAGCACCATAAAGGTCACGCTCCTGTAGATGCGAATAATGAAGCAAATCATTCTATGCACATGGGCAACACTGCTCAAGCGCAAGAATCTACAGGTCATTCAATGCATATGAGCCATAATGCTCATGCAGGCGCTGAGGAATAA
- a CDS encoding outer membrane protein OmpK gives MKKTLLCAAALASLAGTANAENFLGYQNGFADINVNYLDWSRHTENKSKNTTHKEDFAYFELEGGANFNWGELYGFFDVENPFNKQHEDPGKNQRYTLKTTARVYIADTGFNLYGHVYGTWSLPGDKHGGNFHEVNTLYGIGYNTSIGDLWFKPFVALHYVDQTYYSGNNGYVVGWVAGYNFKMFQEDFMITNWHEMEFARHERYGNGGRDGVNGALAFWWNATPNLAAGVQYRYADNKLGDDFYQDAIIYTLKYNF, from the coding sequence ATGAAAAAAACACTACTCTGTGCTGCTGCTCTAGCATCATTGGCAGGAACCGCGAATGCTGAAAATTTTCTTGGGTATCAGAATGGTTTCGCAGATATCAACGTGAACTATCTCGACTGGTCCCGTCATACAGAAAATAAATCTAAAAATACAACCCATAAGGAAGATTTCGCTTACTTCGAGTTAGAAGGCGGCGCTAATTTCAATTGGGGTGAATTATATGGTTTCTTTGATGTTGAAAACCCATTTAATAAACAGCATGAAGATCCGGGCAAAAACCAGCGTTATACACTAAAAACAACAGCTCGAGTCTATATCGCAGATACTGGATTCAACTTATACGGCCACGTTTATGGCACTTGGTCTTTACCGGGTGACAAACACGGCGGCAACTTCCACGAAGTCAACACACTGTATGGTATTGGTTATAACACCTCGATTGGTGATCTGTGGTTCAAGCCTTTCGTGGCTTTGCACTATGTTGACCAAACCTATTATTCCGGTAATAACGGCTATGTAGTTGGTTGGGTTGCTGGTTATAACTTCAAAATGTTCCAAGAAGATTTCATGATCACTAACTGGCATGAAATGGAATTTGCACGTCATGAGCGTTATGGCAACGGTGGGCGTGATGGCGTGAACGGTGCATTAGCTTTCTGGTGGAACGCCACACCAAATTTAGCTGCTGGTGTTCAATATCGTTATGCTGACAATAAGTTAGGTGATGATTTCTACCAAGATGCAATCATTTATACATTAAAGTATAACTTCTAG
- the ampG gene encoding muropeptide MFS transporter AmpG: MPRFTLPRFTLPNNVTLILLGFVSGLPLALTAGTLQAWLTVEKIDIKTIGFFSLVGQAYVLKFLWSPMMDRYTPPFLGRRRGWLLTTQILLVISIAGMSFMNPSEHLWWLAALAVTVAFCSASQDIVFDAYKTDLLSAEERGIGAATSVMGYRISMLVSGGLALWLADKFLTWQQLYLVMAALMFIGIFATLFAKEPQENTAPPTSLKDAIYEPLAEFFSRNNAWLILLLLIFYKMGDAFVMALNTNFLLNALGFSLSEVGTVNKTVGMAATIIGALFGGYLMKNMSLFKALFVFGVLQGGSNIGYWFLAVTPPNIISMGSIIFLENIFSGMGTAAFVALLMTLCNKSLSATQFALLSALSAVGRVYIGPVASIFVSTYGWPMFYLISIGVAVPGVLLLLACRTSLLYTQDTGEFQRREFFPREYKIAVYVLMAAASILAVWLISLLITSFAGVKVYLFTSHTSLWLALPTYQNLIFNIGIAIGAISLIVGGTLDFLAVRKAIKHKSL, encoded by the coding sequence ATGCCACGTTTTACACTGCCCAGATTTACACTGCCCAATAATGTTACCTTAATTTTACTGGGATTCGTCTCAGGGTTGCCCTTGGCATTAACCGCTGGAACATTACAAGCTTGGTTAACCGTTGAAAAAATTGACATTAAAACCATCGGTTTCTTTTCTCTCGTCGGTCAGGCCTACGTTTTAAAATTTCTATGGTCCCCCATGATGGATCGCTATACGCCTCCATTTTTAGGGCGTCGCAGAGGGTGGTTGTTAACAACACAAATTTTGCTTGTTATTAGCATTGCAGGCATGAGTTTTATGAACCCGTCGGAACATCTTTGGTGGTTAGCTGCGCTAGCAGTCACTGTAGCCTTCTGTTCCGCATCCCAAGATATTGTCTTTGATGCCTATAAAACAGATTTATTAAGCGCAGAAGAGCGAGGTATTGGTGCAGCAACATCTGTCATGGGCTATCGCATCAGTATGCTGGTTTCTGGGGGATTAGCTCTTTGGCTTGCTGATAAATTCTTAACGTGGCAACAGCTTTACTTAGTCATGGCAGCCCTGATGTTTATTGGGATATTCGCAACACTTTTTGCGAAAGAGCCTCAAGAGAATACCGCCCCACCAACTTCGTTAAAAGATGCTATTTATGAGCCACTTGCCGAGTTTTTTAGCCGAAATAACGCATGGCTGATTTTGTTGCTTCTCATCTTTTATAAGATGGGAGATGCTTTCGTTATGGCGCTAAATACTAACTTTTTACTCAATGCTCTTGGCTTTAGTTTAAGCGAGGTGGGTACAGTAAATAAAACCGTTGGTATGGCGGCGACAATCATCGGAGCCCTATTTGGGGGGTATCTGATGAAAAATATGAGCCTATTTAAAGCATTATTCGTCTTCGGTGTTCTCCAAGGTGGTTCGAATATTGGCTACTGGTTCCTTGCAGTAACACCGCCAAATATTATCAGCATGGGATCCATTATATTCCTCGAAAATATCTTTTCAGGAATGGGAACTGCGGCATTTGTCGCCTTGTTAATGACCTTATGTAATAAGTCTTTATCGGCCACCCAATTTGCCTTGCTTTCAGCATTATCAGCTGTAGGCCGTGTCTATATCGGTCCCGTCGCAAGTATTTTTGTCAGTACCTATGGCTGGCCAATGTTCTACTTAATTTCCATTGGTGTTGCAGTACCGGGGGTTTTATTGTTACTCGCTTGCCGAACTTCGTTGTTATACACCCAAGATACGGGAGAGTTTCAACGCAGAGAGTTTTTCCCTCGAGAATATAAAATCGCGGTTTATGTGCTAATGGCAGCAGCATCTATCCTGGCAGTTTGGTTGATTAGTTTACTAATCACATCATTTGCAGGGGTGAAAGTTTACTTGTTTACTTCCCATACATCCCTGTGGTTAGCGCTCCCGACTTATCAGAATCTCATATTTAACATAGGTATAGCCATTGGCGCTATCAGCCTTATTGTTGGTGGAACCCTCGACTTCCTCGCTGTCCGTAAAGCCATAAAACATAAGTCACTCTGA
- a CDS encoding YajG family lipoprotein, giving the protein MLRKLCFPLFALFLLAGCTAPSNTLSLEPKIALPAKNPTLNATSISVSSIDNRTNRSLAEINRNGTLEVLNPSRDPRYLMQEAVEKQMAARGFMVTSPANINLVVQLNKLNTQVSEGSLRHNITVNSSVVVNATAPNGSTKSRTYSRNYNTQGALGATNEKIAAAINLALSDLISDMAKDQELADFIRQNSRY; this is encoded by the coding sequence ATGTTAAGAAAACTGTGTTTTCCACTTTTTGCGTTATTTCTATTAGCGGGCTGTACTGCACCGTCTAATACGCTGTCCCTCGAACCTAAGATTGCATTACCAGCCAAGAACCCGACACTCAATGCGACTTCAATTAGCGTGAGTAGCATTGATAACCGTACAAATCGCTCATTGGCTGAAATTAATCGAAATGGCACTTTAGAGGTACTTAATCCCTCTCGCGATCCGCGTTACCTAATGCAAGAAGCGGTAGAAAAGCAGATGGCCGCTCGTGGTTTCATGGTGACTTCTCCCGCCAATATCAACTTAGTGGTTCAATTAAACAAATTGAACACGCAAGTGAGCGAAGGAAGTTTACGTCATAATATTACGGTTAATTCCAGCGTTGTCGTTAATGCTACCGCGCCAAATGGCTCAACCAAAAGCCGGACTTATAGCCGTAATTACAATACCCAAGGAGCATTAGGCGCAACTAATGAGAAAATTGCTGCGGCGATTAACCTTGCTTTAAGTGATTTAATTTCAGATATGGCAAAAGACCAAGAACTGGCCGATTTTATCAGACAAAATTCACGATATTAA
- the bolA gene encoding transcriptional regulator BolA gives MEANMPQTMQSRVSEKLQSAFEPEHMEVINESHQHNVLPGSESHFKVVLVSDKFENKRMIGRHREIYAILADELAGGIHALALHTYTPKEWDELASTALKSPACRGVGGVNR, from the coding sequence ATGGAGGCCAATATGCCACAAACTATGCAGTCTCGCGTGAGTGAAAAGCTACAGTCTGCATTTGAACCTGAACATATGGAGGTGATTAATGAAAGTCATCAACATAATGTGTTACCTGGTTCAGAGAGCCATTTCAAAGTGGTTTTAGTCAGTGATAAATTTGAAAACAAACGTATGATTGGTCGTCACCGTGAAATTTATGCTATTTTGGCTGACGAGCTTGCAGGTGGGATCCATGCTTTAGCTTTACACACTTATACTCCGAAAGAGTGGGATGAATTAGCGAGTACAGCGCTAAAATCGCCTGCTTGTCGTGGTGTTGGTGGTGTGAATCGCTAA